The following proteins are encoded in a genomic region of Ostrea edulis chromosome 7, xbOstEdul1.1, whole genome shotgun sequence:
- the LOC125670939 gene encoding uncharacterized protein LOC125670939 isoform X3 translates to MIRIRKKMAASMQGRDSKGRFTKSLPPSRKKKRSRIIIDHNYSVGHVCNGTECGDAVEIPQNASRDSWKKGRRIIELDSLLSELKYCKKCFLGPVPLTYDTIVGELKKGLGGYLYVVCSNVDCRHVNKVAYGKTYRVKKYGMPCFSVNTKLGTAMIDSIGGPDKVNNMLSTLNIPPISGKNLKSMERRAGEVVEEVARKSTQNAAIEAFRMEMQDAAKEESEKALATMGPVVEDLGVCPLPDASPSIRQVFSTVCDEVTKDHAADQNKGYSTGADDDEWEDLPNEGNFPPLKHPSYLHKMKSLTRRKASKLSNSTKRALQFPCKARSGMTVAVDTAWQKRGFDSLTCEHNCWAISWYTY, encoded by the exons ATGATAAGGATAAGGAAAAAAATGGCGGCCTCCATGCAAGGTCGGGACAGTAAGGGTAGATTTACAAAATCGCTGCCACCCTCAAGGAAAAAGAAAAGGTCGAGGATAATAATTGATCATAATTATTCAGTAGGACACGTATGTAACGGCACGGAGTGTGGAGATGCTGTAGAAATCCCGCAAAACGCAAGTAGGGACAGTTGGAAAAAAGGTCGGCGGATCATCGAACTAGACTCTCTGTTGTCCgaattgaaatattgtaaaaagtGTTTCTTAGGCCCAGTCCCGTTAACATATGACACAATAGTTGGAGAACTGAAGAAAGGTCTTGGCGGATATTTGTATGTGGTGTGTTCCAATGTTGATTGTCGACATGTGAACAAGGTGGCATACGGGAAAACATACCGTGTGAAAAAATACGGAATGCCTTGTTTTTCTGTGAATACAAAGCTAGGTACAG CTATGATAGACAGCATAGGCGGCCCTGACAAAGTCAACAATATGTTGTCGACTCTTAATATACCCCCTATTAGTGGTAAAAATCTGAAAAGTATGGAGAGGCGTGCTGGTGAAGTTGTTGAGGAAGTGGCCAGAAAATCTACGCAGAATGCAGCAATTGAAGCATTCAGGATGGAAATGCA AGATGCTGCCAAAGAGGAGTCGGAAAAAGCATTAGCAACTATGGGCCCAGTAGTGGAAGACCTTGGTGTTTGCCCACTTCCTGATGCGTCTCCATCAATCAG ACAAGTATTTTCTACTGTGTGCGATGAAGTGACTAAAGATCATGCTGCAGACCAAAACAAAGGTTACTCAACAGGTGCTGATGATGATGAATGGGAAGATTTGCCTAATGaagg CAATTTTCCACCACTAAAGCACCCTTCTTATCTGCATAAAATGAAGAGCTTGACAAGGAGGAAGGCATCCAAATTGTCTAATAGCACAAAAAGAGCATTGCAGTTTCCATGCAAAGCAAGATCAGGCATGACCGTTGCTGTGGATACGGCATGGCAGAAACGAGGCTTTGATAGTCTTACTT GTGAACACAACTGCTGGGCTATCTCCTGGTACACATACTGA
- the LOC125670939 gene encoding uncharacterized protein LOC125670939 isoform X1, which translates to MIRIRKKMAASMQGRDSKGRFTKSLPPSRKKKRSRIIIDHNYSVGHVCNGTECGDAVEIPQNASRDSWKKGRRIIELDSLLSELKYCKKCFLGPVPLTYDTIVGELKKGLGGYLYVVCSNVDCRHVNKVAYGKTYRVKKYGMPCFSVNTKLGTAMIDSIGGPDKVNNMLSTLNIPPISGKNLKSMERRAGEVVEEVARKSTQNAAIEAFRMEMQDAAKEESEKALATMGPVVEDLGVCPLPDASPSIRQVFSTVCDEVTKDHAADQNKGYSTGADDDEWEDLPNEGNFPPLKHPSYLHKMKSLTRRKASKLSNSTKRALQFPCKARSGMTVAVDTAWQKRGFDSLTCEYSDLYDLKHDYKFILFKYMC; encoded by the exons ATGATAAGGATAAGGAAAAAAATGGCGGCCTCCATGCAAGGTCGGGACAGTAAGGGTAGATTTACAAAATCGCTGCCACCCTCAAGGAAAAAGAAAAGGTCGAGGATAATAATTGATCATAATTATTCAGTAGGACACGTATGTAACGGCACGGAGTGTGGAGATGCTGTAGAAATCCCGCAAAACGCAAGTAGGGACAGTTGGAAAAAAGGTCGGCGGATCATCGAACTAGACTCTCTGTTGTCCgaattgaaatattgtaaaaagtGTTTCTTAGGCCCAGTCCCGTTAACATATGACACAATAGTTGGAGAACTGAAGAAAGGTCTTGGCGGATATTTGTATGTGGTGTGTTCCAATGTTGATTGTCGACATGTGAACAAGGTGGCATACGGGAAAACATACCGTGTGAAAAAATACGGAATGCCTTGTTTTTCTGTGAATACAAAGCTAGGTACAG CTATGATAGACAGCATAGGCGGCCCTGACAAAGTCAACAATATGTTGTCGACTCTTAATATACCCCCTATTAGTGGTAAAAATCTGAAAAGTATGGAGAGGCGTGCTGGTGAAGTTGTTGAGGAAGTGGCCAGAAAATCTACGCAGAATGCAGCAATTGAAGCATTCAGGATGGAAATGCA AGATGCTGCCAAAGAGGAGTCGGAAAAAGCATTAGCAACTATGGGCCCAGTAGTGGAAGACCTTGGTGTTTGCCCACTTCCTGATGCGTCTCCATCAATCAG ACAAGTATTTTCTACTGTGTGCGATGAAGTGACTAAAGATCATGCTGCAGACCAAAACAAAGGTTACTCAACAGGTGCTGATGATGATGAATGGGAAGATTTGCCTAATGaagg CAATTTTCCACCACTAAAGCACCCTTCTTATCTGCATAAAATGAAGAGCTTGACAAGGAGGAAGGCATCCAAATTGTCTAATAGCACAAAAAGAGCATTGCAGTTTCCATGCAAAGCAAGATCAGGCATGACCGTTGCTGTGGATACGGCATGGCAGAAACGAGGCTTTGATAGTCTTACTTGTGAGTATAGCGACTTATATGATCTGAAACACGACTATAAATTTATACTGTTTAAATATATGTGTTAG
- the LOC125655285 gene encoding medium-chain acyl-CoA ligase ACSF2, mitochondrial-like → MSDLSYLCTPRTIPYKYKTITQVFNEITTTFPNKEILIYRGIDGTRESLTCRQLQTHATKLAGYLVRKGIKRGDKIALSGPNTLEWVIAELAIIMAGAIVVHVPFSNTDARDVYEIASTAECKAFLIDPGKRDEYLEMILQLNALLVRHTKSSALVFLRKSKNLASFDDLPGVLQLEEEVEVELPTLYPEDEIVIFTTSGSTGKPKMIPKTHFHAINNPIISSGKVYNDRPFAWSAGSPILTVYQGTPKVFCDSSIASEGHSTMKIWEVIKEEKCTSAILLPYFLLDLVAHGENYKDPFNSMPSPQVDSRLTISTRMSLAYLQGV, encoded by the coding sequence ATGTCAGACTTGAGTTATCTCTGTACTCCACGGACCATTCCTTACAAGTACAAAACAATCACCCAGGTTTTCAACGAAATAACAACAACATTTCCAAACAAAGAAATTCTCATTTATCGAGGCATTGATGGGACCAGGGAAAGCTTGACTTGCCGTCAACTTCAGACGCACGCGACAAAGTTAGCAGGATATCTTGTCAGGAAAGGAATTAAAAGGGGAGATAAAATTGCTCTTTCTGGACCCAACACTCTAGAGTGGGTAATAGCAGAATTAGCTATAATTATGGCGGGGGCTATTGTTGTTCATGTTCCCTTCAGTAACACCGATGCGAGAGATGTTTACGAAATAGCTTCAACTGCTGAGTGCAAGGCTTTTCTGATTGACCCCGGCAAACGagatgaatatttagaaatgatTTTACAGCTTAATGCCCTTCTAGTGAGACACACGAAATCTTCAGCGTTGGTTTTTCTCAGAAAGAGCAAGAATTTAGCGTCCTTTGATGACCTTCCTGGAGTATTACAGTTAGAAGAGGAAGTTGAAGTTGAGCTTCCTACACTCTACCCCGAGGATgaaattgtgattttcacaacgTCTGGAAGCACGGGGAAGCCTAAAATGATCCCTAAAACTCACTTTCATGCAATCAACAATCCTATCATATCGTCtggaaaagtttacaatgatcGGCCATTTGCTTGGAGTGCAGGATCTCCCATTCTAACCGTATATCAAGGGACACCAAAAGTATTTTGCGATTCCTCAATTGCCTCTGAAGGACACAGCACTATGAAAATATGGGAAGTAATCAAAGAAGAAAAGTGTACATCGGCAATATTATTACCTTACTTTCTTTTAGATTTGGTTGCACACGGAGAAAATTACAAAGATCCGTTCAACTCGATGCCGTCGCCACAGGTGGACAGTCGATTAACAATTTCCACACGAATGTCATTGGCATATTTACAAGGAGTTTGA
- the LOC125670939 gene encoding uncharacterized protein LOC125670939 isoform X2 yields MAKKRKAMQEKSQLPSTKRRRMILKQERAVVQSASEVLEGISYQSGIGHDADTDIESLPEAVPRGIFKPIHMSEGNTASFVTFDLETTDLIRGRVVPHITQMAAHELHSGASFSVYVIPSLPISNSSQQVTGIAMNGSNCMTVNGRPVEALDIHGAFDGFIKWIKSFPNAVLISHNGRRFDFPVLLKTVMDIGKTGEFFDNVCGFIDSLAVFRKIYPGRKTYKQEDLVNSLLNTSYDAHNAIGDVRALGKLIEHVALSTQELLQYSFPPRAVQSAFLFREEKAKNLPTLNPLISHGVMKMCTAENVAGSGLQLTHLRKIFHRDGEDGLRSTFIAPNSEGQPRVTNVKRTLESVVPKLVDYFVKN; encoded by the exons ATGGCAAAGAAGAGGAAGGCCATGCAAGAGAAGTCACAGCTGCCATCCACAAAGCGTAGGCGTATGATTCTAAAGCAAGAACGAGCTGTTGTTCAGAGCGCATCTGAAGTACTCGAAGGAATATCATACCAATCAG GTATCGGACATGATGCTGATACGGACATTGAAAGTTTACCAGAGGCTGTACCACGGGGCATTTTTAAACCCATTCATATGAGTGAGGGAAATACTGCATCCTTTGTAACATTTGACTTAGAAACTACTGACCtca tTCGTGGACGAGTTGTACCCCACATTACACAAATGGCGGCCCATGAACTACACTCTGGAGCATCCTTTTCTGTGTATGTGATTCCTAGTTTGCCTATATCTAACTCTTCACAACAAGTCACTGGCATAGCTATGAATGGGTCCAATTGTATGACAGTCAATGGTAGACCTGTGGAGGCTTTAGATATACATGGAGCATTTGATGGTTTCATCAAATGGATAAAATCATTTCCAAATGCAGTATTGATTTCTCATAATGGCAGACGTTTTGACTTTCCTGTACTCCTGAAAACTGTTATGGATATTGGTAAAACTGGCGAGTTCTTTGACAATGTATGTGGGTTTATAGACTCGCTTGCAGTATTTAGGAAAATATATCCAGGTagaaaaacatacaaacaaGAAGATTTAGTGAATTCACTTTTGAACACAAGTTATGATGCTCATAATGCAATTGGTGACGTCAGAGCTTTAGGAAAATTGATTGAGCATGTGGCGCTTTCAACACAAGAGCTTCTGCAGTACAGTTTCCCCCCACGTGCTGTCCAAAGTGCCTTTCTATTCAGGGAGGAAAAAGCAAAAAATCTGCCTACCCTGAATCCTCTAATTAGCCATGGAGTTATGAAGATGTGTACTGCAGAAAATGTTGCTGGTTCTGGCCTACAGCTTACCCATCTTAGAAAAATTTTTCACCGTGATGGAGAAGATGGACTTAGAAGTACATTTATTGCGCCAAATTCCGAAGGACAACCACGAGTGACAAATGTAAAAAGAACCCTTGAAAGTGTTGTACCTAAATTGGTAGATTATTTTGTAAAgaattaa